The genomic DNA CGGAGTCATAATAAGCCGCCATGAGAAAGAGAGTGTTCCCGAGGATGAGCAACTCCCCCATCGGCTTTTGGTATCTTTAATTTGTATTCGGTTAAATTTTTTACCAATTTCAGAGGCCATTTCAAATGCCAGAGACTCAATTGTTTTTTTGGCATATTTTTTCATATAATTTTCTAGCCGTTTCGAAAATCCATGAATAGGCCCTCCGACAATAATTTGTCCTTCAGAAATAGTGACATTGCCACGACAGTCAGGGTTATGTGCAATCAGATAGTCAATGCCTTCAATAGGAATTTTATAACCGGGATAAAGAAAGCGACATTCCGGGGATTTATTTCGCTGTTTTTGAAGCCAGGAAACATGCTTGCGTGCAAATTTCAAGGCATCTTGTTCACTGCTTCTGTAGGGCAGGGTTACAATCGCTTTATCATTTAATGCGTCATAGCGGAGCTTAAAACTTCGGGCTCTTTTATGTTTTTTAAAGACGAGAGGAATATTGATCACATCATCCATGAGAAAATTCTTTCAGGTTAATGATATGATCTTCCAGATCACCCGCATCTCTTTCGGAGATAACCTTGTTAATTACTGAAACGCCAATTTTATGGATGGTTTCGCGATCCCCACTGATTAAATGGTGCCAAGGGAATAAGTCTTTATTTTCTGAAATAAGCCGATAAGCACAGGTTTCAGGCAGCCACTTAAACTGGTCAACATATTCAGGTTTTAAAATCACACAGTCCGGAACCAGATTCTTTCTCTTTTCATAGTTTTTGCAGCGGCACGACTTAATATCAAGAAGCCGACAGGCAACATCGGTATAGGCAATTTCACCAGTATCAGCATCTTCGAGCTTATGCAGACAGCAAAGTCCGCATCCGTCGCACAACGCTTCCCATTCTTCGGTGGTCATTTCGGAGAGGGATTTACGTTTCCAAAAGGGAATTTTTTGCTTTGTCATTTGTTCATGTAAGATGCAATTTTGGCAGCCATTTCCTCAGCATCTTCACCATGATTAAAATGTTGTAAAAATATACCGTCTTTATCCATAAGATAGGTATATGCCGTATGATCAACCAGATAGTCAGGTGAATCATCCGCTTTTGCAGCATATACGCGGTACGCTTTTTTAATCTTATTTATCTGCTCAACAGTTCCGGTAAGTCCGATAAGTTTTTCATGAAAGAAAGTCACATATTCAGCCATAGTTTCAACTGTGTCGCGTTCAGGATCAACTGTTACAAAAACAGGATTTATCTGGTCCAGCTGTTCTGGTGTTAAATAACGGAGAGCATCTGCCATAATCTGAAGATCCATGGGGCAAACATCCGGACAATAGGTGTATCCAAAATAGACAAGCATATATTTCCCGAGAAAATCCTTTTCCGTAACGGGTTTACCCAAATGATTAACAAGTTCAAACGGGCCACCAATCAAGGCCCGGCTATTTTCAACAGCTGTTGGCGTTCTGTCAGTCTTCATAAAGCTGAACCAGGCCAATATTGCTATCAGGGTAAGGGCGACTATTATAAATAACCTGATAAAGACTTTGTAGCGGGCTACATGTTGACTCATTGGACGTTACACTTCATGTTAGGTTAAGAATAGACTAGTAATATGTAATGTTATAGTATGGAGTGAATAAAAATTAAAGTCCGGAGTTTAGGTATGAGCCTTAAAAAACATATCAGTTCAACTTTACTGATGATAATTATAACGACTTTTCCTGTTGGAGGGTATGTGTTTGCACAGCAGGGGAGTATGTCAGATTCTTATAAGCTGTTAAAATCGGTTAAAGACAAAAACTATTCTGACCTTAGAAATTATCTACAAAAAGGCACCAATGTAAATACCAGAGATTATAATGATGGTGAGACACCGTTATACCTTGCAACACTGGAGAAAGACAAGGTAATGGTCACATTTTTGCTTGCCAATAATGCCAATACGGACTTGTCAGTGAAATCAACAGGGGAAACTCCCCTTATGGTGGCTGTCAGATTACGGGCCCATGAAATACTAAAAATGCTGATATCACAGCGTGCAGATCTTAATATTAAAGATAAAAACGGTGAAACAGCACTTTATAAAGCGGTACAGTTAAATGACCGTGCTTCAGTGAAAGAGTTACTTGATGCGAAGGCGGACTGGTCACTCGCCGATAATACTGGTCGAACTCCTTATGATCTAACTTTGGAAAATAGAAGATTAAGATCAATTCAACAGATGCTCGATGAAGCAGGCGCTGAATATTAGAAGAAAATTTACGACGGTTTTGCCAGTTTCTGTAGCTTATCAATTTCAAAGCCCTGATACATAACTATACCCAGTTCATTTCCGAATTTAATGGCTTCTTCTGAATCGCAATCGGAAAGCACTACACGCATCTTGCCCTGGGTTTTAATCGCTTCTTTAATCCTGTCTTTATCTGTCTGACTAAGGGCGTTTAGATAATTCTTTTTCCAGCGAATTTTCAGAAAATCAACATTAATGAGTTCGCGGTTAAGAACATAAAGTGACTGAACATCCATTTTGCAAATGCATATTTTACAGCCTAATCGATTAATTTTTTCCTGTGCCTTATAATAAGCAGTTAAATCCGACATGATATCAAATAAGGTTATCTCCAGAACCAGAGGATGATCTGACAGGGATTTTTGTTTCGCAATAAATTTATCAAATTCTTTGGTTGAAATGGTAGAGACATTCATATTGATGGAGAGCACTGTCTCAGGGAAGCTTTTATAATCTATAAGAGCCTGCATCAGTTTTAGGTCAAATGTTTCTGTCAAACGTTGGAAAAGCCATATGTCGCCAGAAATATTATATCCAGGCAGAATAGAGTTGTTGACCTCATCAAGAGAAATATATTTTTTTGTAAAAACGATCTGAGGGGCCAGGTTGTCGACAACAACACAGATATTTTGCTCATCAATGAGAGAGTACATATCCATATTCAAAACATTACGTTCCAGTTTATCAAGCTGGATTGGTCCAATTGCCGGCGTAATAGACTTTTGAAATAGATGTTCATAACTGGGAACTGTCTTTTGTTCCTTTTTTTCAACAACATTCTGAGAAGGTTTATTTTTTACCGGCATATTATCCTGATCAAGTGATGTCATAAGAGTTTTCAAATTAGGCGCCTGGCTCACATTCTCAGTATTGCCTTCATTCATTCCTCTGCGAAGCTTTTCGACAAAATCATAAAACTTCTCATATTCTGTTGAAAGGTCATACCAGTCACAAAGTTCATCATCTTTACTGTTGTCGATAATTTGTTTCAAAATCGGCGAATCATTGACGGCCCTAATTGCATCAAATTTTGCTGCTTCGATTCTTGATGTCGGACAGCCTTTGCAAACAAAGAAAAAATCAAAATTTTGTGTCCAGAATAACTTTCCTTCATATGAATTGACCAGCTTGTTAAAAGCGGTTGCAATTGCCCGACGGTGATGTGGCTGCTGATGTAATCTGTCAAGAATAGAAAAATGCATATGAATAGCGCGATAGCCATTTGGGAACCGCCGAAATGTTCTAATATACTGGTAAAGTTCTTCTATCTGTGAGGGGGGCGCAGAACTTTCTGAATAAGGATCTTTTTTTGTCGCTTGCATCTTAAATTTTAAACTCGTTCAATTTGTTATTCACCCTTTAGACACTATAGTTCCAATTGGTTAAAATTTTATTGTTTGCTTAAGTGATTTTATGGAGCCACCAGGCTTTCTCGTTAATAGAATAAAGTGGCCGGTAATGGACAACCTGATCAGAGCTGATGATGTGGGAAACCTGATTATCAAGAATCCAAATGTTATCATTGAGATAAACGGCAAGAATAGCATGCGCTATATTTAGGTTATTGTCGTGTACAATAACGATGCGCATTTGATCCACTTTGAACCCAAGCTCTTTTAGTGAATAATATTTGGCAATAGCATAATCCTCACAATCACCATCTTTACCCAAAAATTGATTGATTGTTGCCCAGTAATCCTCCTGATGCCAGTTAACCATATCAGTTATATAAGAAGATTCGTTCAGATATTTATTGACCGTTTCCATTTTATCTTTATCGGGTTGGTTTCTAACGGAATTTATCATTTCCTGCCAAGCCTGATCCACACATTTGAATGCTTTCGTTCTGCGGCAGTTTTGATCTGCCTTATAAGGCGTTTTTTCTGATTGATGTAAGTCATTATTATGACGGCTTCTCTGGTCGGCCCATTTTTTAAAAGCACTCAGTTCAGTGGATTTAAATTCGATAGATCCAAATAGCCCGTTTCTGACTTCTGCATAGGCAATGGAAATACTCAGGCAGAGCAGAATACAAAATATCATCGATTTTTTTATAATTTTAAGCATTTATTTTCTTCAATCGGCCTTAATCAGTAAAATATTAAAGAAATATACATAAGTTATGGTTACCTATCGGTTAAGAATGAAAAAAATTTGATGGATAAGGCGATACCAATGAATAATAGGATGGGGAAAAAATTAAAAAATAAAACACTCATCATTGTCATATTACTCCTGATTGCTGCAATGGCGGCTATGATTTCTGCCTGGCAATTTTCCAGATCGGAAGAGAAGCGTGAGACCCTCGTATGGCAAAGTCATCTGTCCCTTGTTCTCAATGGCCGTAGTGATGTTTTATCCAAATGGATTAATAAACAAAAAGAAGTGATTGAGCTGCTTTCTCAGAATAGCTCGGTTCAATTATATTTCACCAATCTAAATAATGATATGGGGCTTGATAGGTCAGCGGCAGAAGCGATGAAAGAATATCTTTTGCCATTATTATCGGACCGTGCTCTGGAAAACGGATATATTTCTAGTCAGAATGAAGCAGGCTATCAGATAAAGGCAAATATTGAAAAGCATCATGATGCGGGGATTGCCCTTACCGATGCGCAGGGTCAGATCATAACTTCAACTCTGTCGATGCCAACGGTTCCTGATGATGTAAAGACGTATCTTTCCAAAGATGCTGTTCAGAATACGCATTTAATCGGACCTTATATGGGCGAGAATGGGTTGCCAACAGTTGCCATTATCGCCCCGATTTTTGCAATAGACGGTGATCAGAAAAGCGGTGCGCTTGGTTTTGTGATCGCTATAAGAATGTTGGGCAACGAATTTTTTGAGTTGCTTAAACAGCCAGGTGAAACTGTTCTGACGGCAAATAATTATTTGATCGTGAAAAAAGATGGAATGATCCACTATATACAGAATATCAGGGAAACAGATCCTGATTATCAGCCTTCTTTATCTGCCGAAACGCCATTGCTGGCTGCGGAATATGCTTATGAGAATCCTGGGAAAATGGGTGTGATGATGAATTCTTCAGGGGAATGGGTTCTTGTTTCAGGCAAAATGATTGACGGAACAAACTGGATGCTGGTCAGGACAATAGATCGGTCAGAAGCACTATCCGATACAGTTGCAAGAAAAAGAAACATTCTGATTATTTCCTTTCTGATCATAATCAGCTTTGCAGCTATCCTTGTACTTGTATGGCGCCATAGCATATCGGTACGTTTGGAGAAGGCGGTTAGAAAACAAAAAGCATTATTAAGAAAATACGAGAACCTAAGCGAATTTATGAGCATCGTTACCAACAGCCAACCCAGCGAAATTACGGCTGTTGATGAAAATGGTCATTATACTTTTGTAAATTCAAAAGCGGCGACGATGGCTAATTCCAGACCGGAAGATATGATCGGCAAACAGCCATCCGCAATTTTGGGACGGGCCAAAGTACGCATTGATGAAGTTCATTGTGAAAAAGTTCTTACCGATAATAAAATTGTAAGCGAAATAAGGAATGTAGGCCCTACGGATAATCCTAAGACAATCAAGGCAAGTTATATTCCTATGCTGATCAGTGATGGAAAAGCGCATCAGGAAAAAGGTGTGCTTATTATTAAGGATGATATTACAGAAATTGAGCAAAACAGACTGAAAAGAGAGCTTGGATTAAAAAGCCTGGTTTCTACTCTTACAATGATTATTGCCAGTCGTGATCCGTATAGTGCGGCCCATTCGCAACGTGTTGTTGCTGTTACTAAAATATTATCTGCGGAATTGCAGGTTGATGATACAACATCGGCAACGGCGGAGCTGGCTGGCGCAATGATGAATTTGGGTAAAATACTGGTTCCAAGAGAAATCCTGACCAAACCGACAAATTTAACCAGGGAAGAGCTGACCACAATCCGTTCAAGTATGCTTAAGAGCGCTGATTTGGTTCAGGATATTGAAT from Emcibacteraceae bacterium includes the following:
- a CDS encoding transglutaminase-like cysteine peptidase, producing MLKIIKKSMIFCILLCLSISIAYAEVRNGLFGSIEFKSTELSAFKKWADQRSRHNNDLHQSEKTPYKADQNCRRTKAFKCVDQAWQEMINSVRNQPDKDKMETVNKYLNESSYITDMVNWHQEDYWATINQFLGKDGDCEDYAIAKYYSLKELGFKVDQMRIVIVHDNNLNIAHAILAVYLNDNIWILDNQVSHIISSDQVVHYRPLYSINEKAWWLHKIT
- a CDS encoding YcgN family cysteine cluster protein, coding for MTKQKIPFWKRKSLSEMTTEEWEALCDGCGLCCLHKLEDADTGEIAYTDVACRLLDIKSCRCKNYEKRKNLVPDCVILKPEYVDQFKWLPETCAYRLISENKDLFPWHHLISGDRETIHKIGVSVINKVISERDAGDLEDHIINLKEFSHG
- a CDS encoding SCO family protein, which produces MSQHVARYKVFIRLFIIVALTLIAILAWFSFMKTDRTPTAVENSRALIGGPFELVNHLGKPVTEKDFLGKYMLVYFGYTYCPDVCPMDLQIMADALRYLTPEQLDQINPVFVTVDPERDTVETMAEYVTFFHEKLIGLTGTVEQINKIKKAYRVYAAKADDSPDYLVDHTAYTYLMDKDGIFLQHFNHGEDAEEMAAKIASYMNK
- a CDS encoding HD domain-containing phosphohydrolase, producing MNNRMGKKLKNKTLIIVILLLIAAMAAMISAWQFSRSEEKRETLVWQSHLSLVLNGRSDVLSKWINKQKEVIELLSQNSSVQLYFTNLNNDMGLDRSAAEAMKEYLLPLLSDRALENGYISSQNEAGYQIKANIEKHHDAGIALTDAQGQIITSTLSMPTVPDDVKTYLSKDAVQNTHLIGPYMGENGLPTVAIIAPIFAIDGDQKSGALGFVIAIRMLGNEFFELLKQPGETVLTANNYLIVKKDGMIHYIQNIRETDPDYQPSLSAETPLLAAEYAYENPGKMGVMMNSSGEWVLVSGKMIDGTNWMLVRTIDRSEALSDTVARKRNILIISFLIIISFAAILVLVWRHSISVRLEKAVRKQKALLRKYENLSEFMSIVTNSQPSEITAVDENGHYTFVNSKAATMANSRPEDMIGKQPSAILGRAKVRIDEVHCEKVLTDNKIVSEIRNVGPTDNPKTIKASYIPMLISDGKAHQEKGVLIIKDDITEIEQNRLKRELGLKSLVSTLTMIIASRDPYSAAHSQRVVAVTKILSAELQVDDTTSATAELAGAMMNLGKILVPREILTKPTNLTREELTTIRSSMLKSADLVQDIEFEGPVAETLRQMQAHWDGSGQPSGLSGEDILLSARIVSVANAFVGMISMRAHRQGMEMNKAVQILMNDADRIYDRRPVIALMNYLENKNGYSIWADFSEPPADVG
- a CDS encoding SprT family zinc-dependent metalloprotease; translated protein: MDDVINIPLVFKKHKRARSFKLRYDALNDKAIVTLPYRSSEQDALKFARKHVSWLQKQRNKSPECRFLYPGYKIPIEGIDYLIAHNPDCRGNVTISEGQIIVGGPIHGFSKRLENYMKKYAKKTIESLAFEMASEIGKKFNRIQIKDTKSRWGSCSSSGTLSFSWRLIMTPPHILHYVVAHEVAHLQEMNHSPAFWKVVDGLVDNALASRKWLKGEGQQLMFILSEAPKATEPV
- a CDS encoding ankyrin repeat domain-containing protein; the protein is MSLKKHISSTLLMIIITTFPVGGYVFAQQGSMSDSYKLLKSVKDKNYSDLRNYLQKGTNVNTRDYNDGETPLYLATLEKDKVMVTFLLANNANTDLSVKSTGETPLMVAVRLRAHEILKMLISQRADLNIKDKNGETALYKAVQLNDRASVKELLDAKADWSLADNTGRTPYDLTLENRRLRSIQQMLDEAGAEY